The segment CTAAAAACTTGCAAGCTTAGCTCCAGAAAACAACCAAAACAAACGTTTGAtcgcaaattaatttaaaatatgtaaaattaagCTGATAATTCCATCCacgcaaatttttgataaagaatatttttaacatgcaTAGAAATAATGTAATGAAcaataaagcaaaatttacCTTGGTATGCaattgaacaatatttttttttttaatatattttacatcATGCCATGAATTGGTCTGttttgaattataattttattaaaatgtgcaaaataaaatgataaaaagttaacaatacataaaaaatataaatttggtaataatgaacaatattttataatttttatttttatagaatcatattttatgtaaattttggtcaattatatttaataaaaaaaactacttgtaataagaaataaaagagACAAACCAGTaatacacaaacaaaaaacattcgatgtcagcaataaataaatgttttacaaaaaatatatttttttttcattattcacTTTTCTTAACTGAGCTAAATTTGTTATGTTTTgactttcataatttttctttaatgaaattcgtcataataaatatttaatccaTGTTGTCACATACAAAAATATCCAATCGAGTCGCGTATTAAACCTGTTCTTATTTATGGAagtaaatgatgatgaaaaaaaaatctaaatttcagcttaaaaaataagtatttttttagcagttaCACTTCTCGGGTGaggaacaaaataaattaattaaatttatttatcttagcGGCATTTATctgtaaaattgaaatttgaatttatcagtcaatttttgtataatattgTTACTAtattccattattttatttatttcataagtGGTTCGAAAAACAGCATTTGTCTATTGATTTGTATATTTACGTACCTATGTAGAAAAAACTGTCTGTGTAAAATTGTACTTCCAATACAATTAAATATACGTTTTAAGTTGTCTGGAACTGTCGCTTCCAGTAcgttgttcatttttatttgttaatgtGATTCGTTCATTTGTCTTGGTTACAGtgcgagaaatatttttttatttattattattttttaagttgcaAAGTCGTACGCAGCTGAAGTATTATATTCTAAGTAGTGTGAATAAATATTAGAGTTTTAGGCGTTGTCCGCAAAAACTaaacaattcaattaaaacgcAAACAAAATCATGACTTTCTTAGAACAATTTCCACCTTTTCAAGTTTGCTGTTTGTGTATAAATTTACGAACGGGGTGTATTTTCACGGCGATTTACTTTATATTAGAGAGTATTGGACAAATCGTAGGGAAGGCAGTTTATCTTACATATGACAACCGAGACAATGacggtaaaaaatatttattttacaaattgcaTGTGCTTGTTCGCGCGTATTGTTGATGGAGGCACcttgtactttttattttgttttacagGCTATGTGTTTTGGACTCTTTTAAGCCAAATTGCATTTTGGCACATCGTTCAGATTCTTCTGGgtgctattttatttttgggagCCATAAGAGTAAGTATAAAGttaagtgataaaaaatattaattatgcgtaaaagaatttaaaattccatTGTATCGTTAATTGAACACACaaattattctattttatatatatatatatatatgtatataattatCGCATTCTTCACATGAACATGAATATCATTCATGCGTGTaccattttattctttttctttataaaacttaaatttaatataaaaaacttatttatatagaaaaaaattggtatgGTCGGACTATATTGTTGGATACAACTGATTCTTTTGATTGTGGAATGCTCCTTCTTGGTCATAGCTTTGATCGGATATGCAACAAGTGCCGTTTACTACATTCCACTTTTTGGTAAGCGACTTCATTACAAATAATCAAAGCtggaaataaatgaaaattgcgTTTAACACATCGCTACATGCATTTAGAAGAATAGACGCATGTGAACATTATAATGTCAAGGTTAACTATgaactatttttattgtattcagTATACGGATTACTGCATTCAAATGGGAATAATATACAATGCTTTTTGTATATAAGACTAATTgaattccgtttttttttattgtttatcttTGCtagacaatttatttattaatattagtaatatattatttatatcaaatcaatttcaaataaCACTATGAACTTCTAATCGATTTTCTCTGGGAAACTTTTAAtaagttattaaatatttatttgttttttttttcaggatttcatttttatctatGGTAAGCCTTGAAAcatgtttattaaataaacagtGGTGAAAAAAGTGTGTAAAACTCGTTTCCGGGAAATatccaaaaatcattaaaaatttgaacgaaaaaggGAAAGGAAAACCCTTTATGGGAAattctttagtttttattatcttaaacaattataaaattgactcacatttgaatttttaattattttatgataaaaccCGAAAAATGTACACCTTTTCCATCTCTGTTTGTGATATTAATAACTATACAATTctcaattataattaataaattaatttatttttttttacactacACACAGGTTATGTATAAACTCATACTTTTTGGAACTTTTAAGCGAGAacgaaaatcaatataaaaagaaatatagaCAAACTGATAGAGTGTTGCATTAAAAGTATTGTTAGATTTATTTCATTCACTTTCATCAGAAATTTTGTAGAACCAGTTACACAACCTAGTCATCATTGATAATCCGTCcatataatttaagaaaaaaaaacccaaatgtttatatttattttctttatcatTGAATTAATACAAtagcaaaatacaaaattaaattaaatttttattttaacaaattttattcaaaatattactaacataaattattatgacTACGTTTAGTcaaattatgtttttgttgTACAACTATAATCGGTGATACACAGTATCTATCCTCAAAATGTCAATGGTTTGTTCTATTATAATCAGAATTTATGTTGTCATTATTAAATGGACAGTTATAATAAGCTAACTTtagcattaaaatattaatttaacaaatatatTAACTACTTTTTCTAATCAGTATCAGTATTATCTAAAGCTATACATTtgagcaaataattttttttattgtatcttTCTACATTTGTATCAACTATTAGCcttttggtttttttaattaactataaatgtaaatattcaataaGTGTATTTATGGTacgtatgtatttttttaaagcgaaGTACACAATGATTAATAAGTAATTGTCATATGCTTTTAATCGTTCTTTTCGTTATGTAATGGACATTTTGCGTAAATATTTTCACTCTTTTTCCATGAGATTAATTTCTATAAGTTTTGGATAACTCAAACagattaatgaataaaaatattttacaactgTTTTCACGGTTGAAAAaagataatgaaataaaaactttttttgaagtcaacaataggtaatatttttaatgtatatATGTATAATTTTAACGGTAAAGGCAAAAAAGATGTATATTATTGTAGTAATTGTAAAAGCTCTTCTATATAGTACAATTATTAAACTATCTTTAGCTTTTTGTATGAATAATTCGCatgaaatagaaatttttggtaCTACATATTAGTAAAATATCTATCTTAGATCTAATAAATATCAAGTAGGTATTCAGATAATAcagagttttgattttttgactttatcTTATTAAAGGTACGATTATGGCCATCCAAAGTTTATTCCGCTCATGtcgtaaaactttttattgaacGGTTTATAAAACTCTCGAAGACGAAGAATTGCATTTGAATCAATATGTGGATGATTCCTACCTTTGGTTTTACCCAAGCAACGTGGAGTTGGTCTTGTTTCAGACTTCAGGAGACATGGAAAGCCCTTAGTtgaattgaagtaaaaatacttttcatttattacCCGTTTAAGTCCTAAGAAATCTTGAACACGTGCCATTTCAGCCACGGGATCGCTAATAAGTCTTTCACCACTGACAAAAAGTAATTGTTTTAgtggaaaatatttcaaccaCCGTTTCAAGTATTTCGAATATACGCCAATTTTGACAGGACCCCATTTCGTATCCACAATACCTTGTGTTCCATTAATGAAGGCCAGCTCTTCGAATGGCTTGACATTGTGCTTTTTACTGACAGCTTGCGTATAATCTGAAATAGCACGCGTAACAGGATCCCTAACGACAGCTAATAATTTGGTTGCTGGATTCATTCGATGTACACG is part of the Culicoides brevitarsis isolate CSIRO-B50_1 chromosome 3, AGI_CSIRO_Cbre_v1, whole genome shotgun sequence genome and harbors:
- the LOC134835084 gene encoding uncharacterized protein LOC134835084, which gives rise to MTFLEQFPPFQVCCLCINLRTGCIFTAIYFILESIGQIVGKAVYLTYDNRDNDGYVFWTLLSQIAFWHIVQILLGAILFLGAIRKKIGMVGLYCWIQLILLIVECSFLVIALIGYATSAVYYIPLFGFHFYLWLCINSYFLELLSENENQYKKKYRQTDRVLH
- the LOC134834425 gene encoding heparan sulfate glucosamine 3-O-sulfotransferase 3B1, which codes for MQLNILRGFSINNRTLIILLIFILILVFYYTHACFVSSISITIKKTPFGRFVKSEPLNILDANVNNDSSSKYQYFRKGLKFNKLLPTALIIGVKKCGTRALLEFIRLHPNVRTSGSEIHFFDRHYSRGLNWYRKQMPLTVDGQITMEKTPSYFITERVPIRVHRMNPATKLLAVVRDPVTRAISDYTQAVSKKHNVKPFEELAFINGTQGIVDTKWGPVKIGVYSKYLKRWLKYFPLKQLLFVSGERLISDPVAEMARVQDFLGLKRVINEKYFYFNSTKGFPCLLKSETRPTPRCLGKTKGRNHPHIDSNAILRLREFYKPFNKKFYDMSGINFGWP